The following proteins come from a genomic window of Phacochoerus africanus isolate WHEZ1 chromosome 9, ROS_Pafr_v1, whole genome shotgun sequence:
- the LOC125136800 gene encoding 28S ribosomal protein S21, mitochondrial-like, translating to MANHLKFIARSVMVQEGNVEGAYKTLNRILTMDGLIEDMKQQQYYEKPCRQRQRESYETCRRIYNMELARKINFLMRKNRADPWQGC from the coding sequence ATGGCAAATCATCTGAAGTTCATTGCCAGGTCTGTGATGGTACAGGAAGGGAACGTGGAAGGAGCATACAAGACCCTAAACAGAATCCTCACCATGGATGGGCTGATTGAGGACATGAAGCAGCAGCAGTACTATGAGAAGCCTTGCCGTCAGCGACAGAGGGAAAGCTATGAAACCTGCCGGAGAATCTACAACATGGAATTGGCTCGCAAGATCAATTTCTTGATGCGAAAGAATCGGGCAGATCCATGGCAGGGCTGCTGA